One genomic window of Halococcus salifodinae DSM 8989 includes the following:
- a CDS encoding Kelch repeat-containing protein has protein sequence MTEDHRSADRDGTARRTLLRAIGLGASAAMAGCLFGGSGGDGNGSSENASDGNGSSSDATTGATRRTDAANGTGARSDGERTTTQEQSIITSANPTTVPPTTAAANASNGSATPSSNATRTTTSSETTTVTPTRTATRTETATATPTETATRTPTETATPTATRTETPTAPEPSVGWTERTALPVVGSDAGGGVLDGELYFFGGIETATGLAATRQTFAYDPAAGSGGTWDRRADFPRALWGPCGVATDDALYSFGGAPTNGPYEGGPPPSDVISRYRPDEGWTDLTATQGTRCPYPNWVMGGVYNPADGLVYCVGGGTGAHDAETATDHGFDGDVPGTFDERRLWTFDPASESVADPDLARMPEAKRWPTVALLNDGGRQYIHVIGGLSGTTGPTDSNFRYDVAGGSFERATPMPRAGTYATHGDPVIGNRAYLTHGMFWQGEATIDRYETVAHRYDPVSDSFTTDLPGPTHQRGGATSGVIDGTLYVVGGHIKRFDQNGLHDCVAYNEAYTPGE, from the coding sequence ATGACCGAAGACCACCGCTCCGCCGACCGCGACGGGACCGCCAGACGAACCCTCCTCCGAGCGATCGGCCTCGGCGCGAGCGCCGCGATGGCCGGCTGTCTGTTCGGTGGCTCCGGTGGTGACGGCAACGGTTCCAGTGAGAACGCCTCAGACGGAAACGGTTCGAGCAGCGACGCGACGACCGGAGCGACGCGCCGCACCGACGCAGCCAACGGAACCGGAGCCCGGTCGGACGGCGAGCGAACGACGACCCAGGAGCAGTCGATCATCACGTCCGCGAACCCGACGACCGTGCCACCGACGACCGCGGCCGCCAACGCGTCGAACGGATCGGCGACTCCATCCTCGAACGCTACCCGGACCACGACATCGTCCGAAACCACGACGGTCACACCGACGCGGACGGCCACTCGGACCGAAACGGCGACCGCGACACCGACCGAGACGGCGACACGAACGCCGACCGAAACCGCAACACCGACCGCAACACGGACCGAGACGCCGACCGCACCGGAGCCGTCCGTGGGCTGGACCGAGCGCACCGCTCTCCCGGTCGTCGGGAGCGACGCCGGCGGTGGGGTACTCGACGGCGAACTCTACTTCTTCGGTGGGATCGAGACCGCCACAGGGCTGGCCGCCACCCGGCAGACGTTCGCGTACGACCCGGCAGCGGGTTCGGGGGGCACGTGGGATCGACGAGCCGACTTCCCACGGGCGCTGTGGGGTCCCTGCGGGGTCGCCACCGACGACGCGCTCTACAGCTTCGGCGGCGCACCCACCAACGGCCCCTACGAGGGCGGGCCGCCGCCCTCGGACGTGATCTCTCGCTACCGACCGGACGAGGGCTGGACGGATCTGACCGCAACCCAGGGAACGCGCTGTCCGTACCCGAACTGGGTGATGGGCGGGGTCTACAATCCCGCCGACGGCCTGGTCTACTGCGTGGGCGGCGGCACCGGCGCACACGACGCCGAGACCGCGACCGATCACGGGTTCGACGGCGACGTGCCCGGAACGTTCGACGAGCGTCGGCTCTGGACGTTCGATCCCGCGAGCGAGTCGGTCGCCGATCCGGATCTCGCGCGGATGCCCGAAGCGAAACGCTGGCCCACGGTCGCGCTGCTCAACGATGGAGGGAGACAGTACATCCACGTCATCGGCGGGCTGTCGGGCACCACCGGCCCGACGGACTCGAACTTCCGATACGACGTCGCTGGCGGCTCGTTCGAGCGCGCGACGCCCATGCCACGAGCCGGCACCTACGCCACTCACGGCGATCCCGTCATCGGCAATCGGGCGTATCTCACCCACGGAATGTTCTGGCAGGGCGAAGCGACGATCGACCGCTACGAGACGGTCGCCCACCGCTACGACCCCGTGAGCGACTCGTTCACGACCGATCTTCCCGGACCGACCCACCAGCGGGGTGGGGCCACATCGGGCGTGATCGACGGGACGCTGTACGTCGTCGGCGGGCACATCAAGCGGTTCGATCAGAACGGTCTCCACGACTGCGTGGCGTACAACGAGGCGTACACGCCCGGCGAGTAG
- a CDS encoding DUF7513 family protein: MSRLSALFEGVGFRTNRPTFEPGEELAAFVTGYEDGQALVRIGDTVLWIDDTTPDLVDTQIRLRVEEFDDNDHVGRATVLDTIGDSSF, translated from the coding sequence ATGAGCCGACTGAGTGCGCTGTTCGAAGGCGTAGGGTTCCGAACGAACAGGCCGACGTTCGAGCCGGGCGAGGAGCTCGCGGCGTTCGTCACCGGCTACGAGGACGGGCAGGCCCTCGTGCGGATCGGCGATACGGTGCTCTGGATCGACGACACCACGCCCGATCTGGTCGATACCCAGATCCGGCTCCGGGTCGAGGAGTTCGACGACAACGATCACGTCGGGCGGGCGACCGTCCTCGACACGATCGGCGATAGCTCGTTCTGA
- a CDS encoding DUF2150 family protein: MSAPTDGFYTDERWQNWLDRLRDEDLDPEDEDAARLLWNLQEDAAIAVVKVLTAYDNEELDAEMTMNELANVREIVLADVDIDDEETLLLVDGVQTSLVCVFYAAELYVAEGVADADVAECLRAADAAESEEEFDDALGHCARAGTLLIDGAELDRSVIDDVGYGPVAEWLNGLGSLESALSDPELIEEDEEAEDEA, encoded by the coding sequence ATGAGCGCACCCACGGACGGCTTCTACACCGACGAACGCTGGCAGAACTGGCTCGACCGCCTCCGCGACGAGGACCTCGATCCCGAGGACGAGGACGCCGCACGCCTGCTCTGGAACCTCCAGGAGGACGCTGCGATCGCGGTCGTAAAGGTCCTCACCGCGTACGACAACGAAGAGCTCGATGCCGAGATGACGATGAACGAGCTCGCGAACGTCCGCGAAATCGTGCTCGCGGACGTCGACATCGACGACGAGGAAACCCTGCTGCTCGTCGACGGCGTCCAGACCTCGCTGGTCTGTGTGTTCTACGCCGCGGAGCTGTACGTCGCCGAGGGCGTCGCCGACGCCGATGTCGCCGAGTGTCTCCGGGCCGCCGACGCCGCCGAGAGCGAGGAGGAGTTCGACGACGCGCTCGGCCACTGCGCCCGGGCTGGAACGCTGCTGATCGACGGCGCGGAGCTCGATCGGTCGGTGATCGACGACGTCGGCTACGGCCCGGTCGCCGAGTGGCTCAACGGGCTCGGCAGTCTCGAAAGTGCGCTCAGCGACCCCGAACTGATCGAAGAAGACGAGGAAGCCGAGGACGAGGCCTGA